The Tenebrio molitor chromosome 3, icTenMoli1.1, whole genome shotgun sequence genome contains a region encoding:
- the ppk23 gene encoding sodium channel protein Nach has translation MKLKLKSGPKKRLQNVLKLYRNFGTSWQVQTKLFFEHSTLHGVRYIAENERPFLEKFMWFVCVSVGAVATCVIIVSLWDKFQTNPTITGLDTDFHNWKVPFPAITVCQETPYNLSRIEQYIETKFSNASLGYSPELLIDLTKLSFDSIKNLKPRVRAKTADNFDLKEISFELMNKCEEIFESCEWKSYSFNCCSGFFPVFTEKGFCYTFNSRHYERKVPWSDKKLPDFEMRYIKETDLKWSLKFTVKDTSVNMPIYILNSDEQAGLDIQPQHIWDYKVDKISFSVKQTYTTEDTRQLSIKQRHCIFSNELELQTDNIYTYTACTRQCRMDNSMRMCKCVPHFYPQIGRYRHCNIQQLRCIWENVENIKAVDHCSCQLGCSNTVYEVEKLNEVVNDDTNELETRFVSWPMVRYKREVLFGWVDLLVSFGGIAGLFMGFSLLSGVEILYYFTIRACCMVVREKPELERIQYEEASKPPEDYDLSLVPYCCFDPFPGNGINEVARGYFKENLYNNKIVPLGKGKWDPPERILPPFGIEFIN, from the exons ATGAAGTTGAAGCTAAAAAGTGGGCCGAAAAAGCGCttacaaaatgttttaaaattatacaggaaTTTTGGAACTAGCTGGCAAGTACAAaccaaattgttttttgagCATTCTACTTTGCACGGTGTTCGATATATTGCTGAAAACGAAAGACCCTTCTTggaaaa ATTCATGTGGTTCGTTTGCGTATCTGTAGGAGCTGTAGCTACATGTGTCATTATTGTGAGTCTGTGGGACAAGTTTCAAACAAACCCAACAATTACTGGTTTAGACACAGATTTTCACAACTGGAAAGTCCCGTTTCCCGCAATTACAGTTTGTCAAGAAACACCTTACAATTTATCACGGATTGAGCAATATATTGAAAC aaaattttcgaACGCATCTTTGGGATATTCACCAGAACTCTTAATAGATTTGACGAAATTGTCTTTTGActcgattaaaaatttgaaacccAGAGTCAGAGCTAAAACTGCCGACAATTTTGATCTAAAAGAAATCAGTTTTGAA ttgatgAACAAATGtgaggaaatttttgaaagcTGCGAATGGAAATCGTATAGTTTCAACTGTTGCAGTGGCTTTTTTCCAGTTTTTACAGAAAAAGGATTTTGCTACACGTTCAATTCAAGGCATTACGAAAGAAAAGTTCCTTG GAGTGACAAAAAATTACCTGACTTTGAGATGCGATACATTAAGGAAACCGATCTAAAATGGTCACTAAAGTTTACAGTCAAAGATACGTCTGTTAATATGCct atctACATTCTTAATTCTGACGAACAGGCCGGACTGGATATACAGCCGCAACACATCTGGGATtacaaagtagataaaatttcGTTTTCGGTTAAACAAACCTATACAACAGAAGACACCAGACAACTATCAATTAAACAGCGACAttgcatattttcaaatgaaCTGGAATTGCAAACTGACAATATTTACACTTACACAGCATGCACAAGACAATGCCGAATGGATAATTCAATGCGAATGTGTAAATGTGTTCCACATTTTTATCCACAAATAGGACGTTATCGTCACTGTAATATTCAACAACTTCGTTGTATTTGGGAAAATGTAGAAAACATTAAAGCTGTAGATCACTGCTCCTGTCAGTTGGGATGTTCTAATACTGTTTAcgaagtagaaaaattaaatgaagt ggtAAATGATGACACCAACGAACTTGAAACGCGATTTGTTTCGTGGCCAATGGTGCGCTATAAGCGGGAAGTCTTGTTCGGATGGGTTGACTTACTTG TGTCTTTCGGTGGTATTGCGGGATTATTCATGGGCTTCAGTCTATTATCAGGagttgaaattttgtattattttacaaTTAGAGCTTGCTGTATGGTCGTCAGGGAAAAACCAGAACTAGAAAGGATTCAGTATGAAGAAGCCTCAAAACCACCAGAAGATTATGATTTAAGTTTGGTACCGTATTGTTGCTTCGATCCTTTTCCAGGAAATGGCATTAATGAAGTTGCCAGAGGCTACTTCAAGGAAAACTTGTACAACAAT aaaattGTACCCTTGGGTAAGGGTAAGTGGGACCCTCCCGAAAGAATTCTACCACCATTTGGGATTGAATTCATCAACTAA